The following coding sequences are from one Mycolicibacterium aichiense window:
- a CDS encoding DUF732 domain-containing protein has translation MISLGHFHRTAVPTGFGSDRDAVRMGSQWRRIAVSAFTLLTIASVAPAYAEPDSVDPSANYSVFLQAIAGDGIVVDSRQAILEGQAVCNLMRPPNDASLWDAGRHVASMHSDWGMGLALHFADRSVQHLCPHRGSF, from the coding sequence ATGATCAGCTTGGGCCATTTCCACCGCACGGCCGTGCCGACTGGTTTCGGGTCCGACCGCGACGCGGTCAGGATGGGGTCGCAGTGGAGAAGGATTGCGGTGAGCGCCTTTACGCTGCTGACGATCGCATCCGTGGCGCCGGCATACGCCGAGCCGGACAGTGTCGACCCCAGCGCAAACTACTCCGTCTTCCTCCAGGCGATCGCCGGGGACGGGATCGTCGTGGACAGCCGACAGGCCATCCTTGAGGGGCAGGCCGTGTGCAATCTCATGCGACCGCCGAACGACGCTTCGCTTTGGGACGCCGGACGTCACGTCGCCTCGATGCATTCAGATTGGGGAATGGGACTGGCCCTGCACTTCGCCGACCGATCCGTTCAGCACCTCTGCCCGCACAGAGGGTCATTCTGA
- a CDS encoding MaoC/PaaZ C-terminal domain-containing protein: protein MAAITGKGRDLAARIDLAPWHAEDLRVGDWMNLGTVRVDRDEILAFASRFDPLPIHLDETNPVFGDVIASGVHTMALFSSLASREFIPRLALLAGKGIDQLRLPVPVRPGATLAGAVEIVDIAERLARADVTYSSILTDETDRVVLSFIGITVVARRQTADV from the coding sequence ATGGCTGCTATCACCGGGAAGGGGCGAGACCTTGCCGCCCGGATCGACCTCGCGCCATGGCACGCCGAGGATCTGCGCGTGGGAGACTGGATGAACCTGGGCACCGTGCGGGTCGACCGCGACGAGATCCTGGCCTTCGCCAGCAGGTTCGATCCGTTGCCAATCCATCTCGACGAGACCAACCCGGTGTTCGGTGATGTGATCGCCAGCGGGGTGCACACCATGGCGTTGTTCTCCAGCCTGGCCTCTCGTGAGTTCATACCGCGGCTGGCGTTATTGGCAGGCAAGGGAATTGACCAGCTGCGCTTGCCCGTCCCGGTGCGCCCGGGCGCAACGCTGGCCGGGGCCGTTGAGATCGTGGATATCGCTGAGCGTTTGGCCAGGGCCGACGTGACGTACAGCTCCATCCTGACCGACGAAACTGACCGGGTGGTGTTGAGTTTCATCGGGATCACGGTCGTGGCCCGGCGTCAGACCGCAGACGTCTAA
- a CDS encoding aldehyde dehydrogenase gives MTVSSQVPAETDTARIFVGGTYREAAQTIPVIDAATGEVFADGPNATTSEIDDAVAAAHEDPALRWASAAPAERAEVLKRYASALRSRGEDTARMVCRENGMPITLSRAVNGIFPAALVGYYAKLIKAWEPEETRPALVGHTVVRREPVGVVGAITPWNYPQALAIMKIAPALAAGCRVVLKAAPETALDALVFADAAVEAGLPPGVLSVVPGDSEAGAHLVSHPGIDKVAFTGSTNAGRIIGAECGRLIKPVTLELGGKSAAVILDDADLAATVAGLRTASFVNNGQTCHLSSRILVPNSRYGEFVTAIADLATSLKVGDPLDETTDVGPLVSARQRDRVLEYIEIGRGSGARLVAGGSVPVDRPRGWYVAPTVFADVDNRDRIAQEEIFGPVIAVIGYDDEAEAIRMANDTEFGLAGTVWSRDTGRALDVARAMHTGSVGVNHYQLDIQSPFGGVKSSGLGRELGPEGLDAYRITKSMYCADQIAG, from the coding sequence ATGACTGTGTCCAGCCAAGTGCCGGCCGAAACCGACACCGCCCGCATATTCGTCGGTGGCACCTACCGCGAAGCCGCACAGACCATTCCGGTCATCGATGCGGCCACCGGCGAGGTTTTCGCTGACGGCCCGAACGCCACGACATCCGAGATCGACGACGCTGTGGCCGCGGCGCACGAGGATCCCGCGTTGCGCTGGGCGTCCGCCGCACCTGCCGAGCGTGCCGAGGTCCTCAAGCGGTACGCCTCGGCGCTGCGGTCCCGCGGTGAGGACACCGCACGGATGGTCTGCCGCGAAAACGGTATGCCGATCACCTTGTCCCGTGCGGTGAACGGAATCTTCCCGGCCGCGCTGGTCGGCTACTACGCGAAGTTGATCAAGGCGTGGGAGCCTGAGGAAACCCGTCCAGCTCTGGTTGGGCACACCGTGGTGCGGCGCGAGCCGGTCGGCGTAGTGGGGGCCATCACGCCCTGGAATTATCCACAGGCACTGGCGATTATGAAGATCGCGCCGGCTCTGGCCGCCGGCTGCCGTGTAGTACTCAAGGCTGCCCCGGAGACCGCACTGGATGCGCTGGTATTCGCCGACGCGGCCGTGGAGGCGGGTCTTCCGCCGGGGGTACTCAGCGTCGTGCCCGGGGACAGCGAAGCAGGCGCCCATCTGGTGAGCCATCCCGGGATCGACAAGGTGGCGTTCACCGGATCCACCAACGCCGGCCGGATCATCGGCGCCGAGTGCGGTCGACTGATCAAGCCCGTCACGTTGGAGCTCGGCGGCAAGTCCGCAGCGGTGATCCTCGACGACGCCGATCTGGCGGCGACGGTGGCCGGCTTGCGGACGGCGTCATTCGTCAACAACGGCCAAACATGTCATCTCAGTTCGCGCATTTTGGTCCCGAACTCGCGCTACGGCGAATTCGTCACCGCCATAGCCGACTTGGCTACCAGCCTCAAGGTCGGCGACCCGCTCGACGAGACGACCGACGTCGGCCCGCTGGTCAGTGCTCGGCAGCGGGACAGGGTTCTCGAGTACATCGAGATCGGCCGTGGCTCAGGGGCCCGGCTCGTCGCGGGTGGCTCGGTGCCGGTGGACCGGCCGCGCGGATGGTACGTCGCTCCCACCGTGTTCGCCGATGTCGACAACCGTGATCGAATCGCTCAGGAAGAGATCTTCGGCCCGGTGATTGCCGTCATCGGCTATGACGATGAGGCCGAGGCAATCAGGATGGCGAACGACACCGAGTTCGGCCTGGCCGGCACGGTATGGTCGCGCGACACCGGGCGAGCGCTGGACGTGGCCCGGGCGATGCACACCGGCTCGGTGGGAGTCAATCACTATCAGCTGGATATCCAGTCGCCGTTCGGTGGTGTCAAATCGAGCGGTCTAGGCCGTGAGCTCGGCCCGGAAGGTCTGGACGCCTACCGGATCACCAAATCGATGTACTGCGCCGACCAGATCGCGGGTTAG